Below is a window of Armatimonadota bacterium DNA.
TGACCAGGTCGCGGTAGCGCTGGGCCCGCTGTTCCGCTTCCTGGACGGTGGCGCACCCCACCTGCTGCAGACGCGCCGCCAGCTCGGCCCGGGCGTCCCGCAGGGCGCGGTCCAGGTCCAGCAGGCGCCGTTCCCGCTCCTGCCGGCGGATCTCCGCCCGCTGGCGTTCGCGCGCGGACCGCGCCAGCTTCCAGGATCCCAGCAGCAGGGCCGCGACTCCCACGCCGGCGGCGGCCGCCGCGGCCAGCGGGCGGGCCAGACCCGCCACCGCCGCCGCGGCGCCGGCGGCGGCCAGGACCGCCCCGGCGCCCAGCGCGATGCGCCAGAGGCGCGCTTCCCGGGCCGGCTCATCGTCGGCCGCGCGCTCGATCTCCCGCCGCAGCATGCCCGCCTCCATCTCCAGAATGGCGGCGCGCTCGGAGAGTTTGCGGGCGGCCGCGACGACGTCGGGCGCGGGCAAGCCGCCAGCGGTGGCGGCTTCCAGTTCACCATCCACGGCGGCGAGGCGGGTCAGCGTGTCCTCGATGGCCCGCACCTGCTCTTCCAGCATGGCCTCCTCGCGGCGCAGGCCCTCCAGCTGCTGCTGCCACGCCACGATCTGGCGGTTGATCTCGAGCAGCGCGCGCTTGCGGGCCAGGTCCTCCGCCACCGCGGTCAGCCGTCTGCGGAGCTCCTGCAGGTCCGCCTGCAGCCGCGCCGCCGCCGCGGCGCTGTCGCGCAGCCGCGCCACCCGGTCCTGCAGATCGTCCACCCGGATCTCCCAGCGACGGAGCTCTCCCGGCTCCCGGGCGGGGGCGCGGACGCCCCGCTCCAAGGCCCGCAGGTGCTGTTCCAGGCGGCGGATGGCGGTGGCCACGTCTTCGCCTCCCCCGCCGACGATCCGCCCCAGTTCCCGGGCGATGCTGGTGATGTGGATCCGCTCCAGCTCGGCCTGGGCCACGTGGGCGGTGGCGTCGAACACCTTGTCGGAGGCCAGGCCCAGCTGGGCCACCAGCCGCTCCTGCACGCTCTTGTGCTGCTCCCAGGTCCGCCCGGCGTCGTCCCGCAAGAGGGTGCGACGCTGGGCGAAGTCCTTGATCAGGGTGTAGTGGCGGCCGTCGATCTCCAGGTCCAGTTCCAGGACCGGGGGGTCGCCCGCTCCCCAGGCGCGGTACCGGTCACGCTCCTGGGCCGAGGTGGTGGCGGGATTGCCGAACAGGGCCGTGTGGATCGCCGCCCGCAGGGAGGACTTGCCCGCCTCGTTGGGGCCCACCACCACGGTGACGCCGCGGGCAAACTCAAAAGGCTCCTCGGGCAGCCCCAGAAAACGTCGGGCGCGCAGGCGGCGGAGGATCACGCCAGTACCTCCCGGCCCTGCAGCAGGGCCACCCCCACCTGCAGCGCTTCCTCGAGGATGGGCCGCTGCGCGTCGTCGGCGGCGGCGAGGCGGTCCCGCATCACCCGCACGAACCGCCCCAGGACGCTGTCGGCAGGCAGGGCGTCCAGCTCCTCGTCGGCGAGCTGGATCTGGGCGCGCCACCGCACCCGCAGCCGGAAGAACCGGTCGGCGTACTCGCGCTCCCAGGCGGCGGGGTCCACCACCCGGTGCACCGGCACCAGGCCGGTGAGGACCACGTCGCACACGGTATCGGCGTCGGCGGCGGCGTCCAGCCGGGCGCGCACGGCGGCGTCGTCGGCGTCCGACAGGTCGATGACCACCCGCCGGTACCGCCGGCGGCCCACCGGCACCGGCCGGACCGCGGCCTGCCCGGGAGCCGCGATGTCCACCCGCAGGACGCAGCCGGGCCCTTCCTGGTCGACCGCCAGCAGCTCGGGGGCCCCGGAGTACCATGCCGCCGTGGGCGGGCCCACCACTTCCTGGGCGGAGTGCCAGTCCCCCAGCGCCAGGTAGTCCAGACCCAGCTCGCGGATCTCCAGGGGGTGGATGACGCCGGGGGTTTCCACCTGTCCGGGCCGGAAGACAGACCCGTGGGTGACCCCGACGGCGACCCGGGTCGTCCGCTGACGCGGCCAGCCCCTGAGGGGGCTGTCGGACCGGCCGGGATCGGCGGACCGGCCCACCACGGTCACGTCCAGCTCGGGCAGGACATGGGTCTGCACCTCCCGCCCGAAGACCATCACGCGCGGCCCCAGCGCGCCCAGGCGGTCGGCGGCGCCGATGCGGCCGTCGGCGCCGACGTCGTGGTTGCCGCCCGCGACCGCCACCCCGATGCCCCGTTCGATCAGCCGCCGGAACTGCCGGACCACCTCGTCCACGGTGGCGGGCGCGGGGCGTGGACTGTCGAACAGGTCGCCGGCGACCAGCACCAGGTGCACCTGGTCGGCCAGGGCCAGATCGACCGCGCGCTCGAGGGCCTGCGCCAGGGCCCGCCGCTGCGACGCCCCCTGGGTTCCCAGGGCGGCGAACGCCCGTCCCAGGTGCACGTCGGCGAGATGCAGCAGGCGGATCATTCGTCCAGCTCCGGATCGCCCGAGGCGGTGTACGGGCAGATGGAGGCAAACGCGCAGTACCGGCATGCCTGGTAGTAGTCGGGCGTGGCCCCGAAGCGGCCTGCGCGGATGCCGGCGGCCACCCGCTCGATGACCTCGGCGGTGCGGGCCATCAGATCCTGGTCGGGGACGGTCGTCCCCACCAGGACACCCCGGGGACCGAGGAAGTGCAGTTCCAGGCGGGTCGGCAGGATCCCGTAGACCTCCCGGTAGGCCAGGGCGTAGATGGCCAGCTGCAGGCTCTCCCGGGCCCGGCGGTCGGCGTCCTTCTGGGCGCGCACGTCCGAGGTTTTGAAGTCAATCAACACCACCTCGTCCCCGCGCAGGTCCACCCGGTCCCATCGCCCCTTGACGCGGGTCAACCCCACCTGGAAAGAGAACGGCGCTTCCACGAACGTGGGGACGTGGCCGGAGGCCTCCTGGAACTCCACAAAGCGGGTCAGTACCTCTTTCCCTTCGGCCAGGCGCTGATCCTCGTGCTCGCGGCTGATGAAGCCCTCGCTGACCCACGCCCGCTCGAAGTGGGCCAGCACGTCCTCCAGGGTCACCGGCTGGCGGCGCGCCCGGCGCCGGTGATACTCGCGGATCGCCTCGTGGATGGCTGAGCCGTAGACCACCCGGTGATCGCGGAGCAGCGGCACCCGCAGGATGTGGGTGTACTTGTACTTCAGGGGGCACAGTTCGTAGTCATCCACCTGCCGGTAGGACAGCAGCAGCGGCTGGTCGGGCGGAAGGACTCCTTCCAGGGACTGCTGGCCCGCCGCCGGCGGAGCGTGGCGGTGGATGGCCTCTGCGGGGGAGGCCGTCATTGCCGCCCCCTCCGGCCGGGGCAGGTCCAGAGCCTCCAGGACGAACCGGCTGACCTTGCGGGGCCGCGCCCCGCCGTAGTCCCGGGCGCTGGTCAGGAACAGTTCCCGCTGGGCGCGGGTCATCCCGACGTAGAACAGCCGCCGCTCCTCCTGCAGGTGGGCGTCGCCGGAAGGCAGGATATCCTTGACCAGCGCGTCGGGCAGCGGGATGGGCTCGCCCCGGTGGCGGGTGGGGAAGCGGTCGGCCACGCAGCTGACCAGGAACACCACCGGGAACTCCAGCCCCTTGGCCTTGTGCACCGTCAGGACGTTGACCGCGTCCTGGTCCAGGTCGGCCTCGGCCACGGCGGGATCGTCGCCGGCCTCGATGAGGTCATCCATGTGCTGGACGAACTCCGGCACCCGGTCGTAGGCGGCGATCTCCCCGTAGCGGGCCACCAGGTCGAAAAAGCGCGCCAGGTTGGCTACCCGGACCTCGTCGTCGGGCAGGCCGCTGGCGGCCAGCCGCCGGATGTAGCCGGTGCGGTTGACCAGGTATTCATACAGGACGCGTCCGGTGGGGTGGTCGACCATCATCCGGCGCATCGCGTCCAGGTCCTCAAGCAGCTTGGCGATGGCGGCGCGGCTTTCCAGGGAGAGTTCCTCGGCCAGCTCGGGGGCGGCGTCCAGGTGGCGGAAGACGTGCTCCAGGGTCCGGTTCTTGCGGTCGGCGTAGCTGAGTGCCCGGGCCATGTCGGTGGCGTCCACCAGGTACAGGGGGGACACGCCCAGGTAGAACAGGCTGAGGTTGTCCTGCGGGCGGGCCAGGACCCGCAGGAAGGCCAGCGCCAGGCGGATCTCCTCCCGGGCATACAACCCCCGGCTGCCGGTGAACCGGTACGGGATGCCCCGCATGTTCAGCGCCCGCAAGAACGGGTCGGCGTCGGCGTTGCTGCGCACCAGGATGGCGACGTCCCGGTACCGCCAGGTTCCCGCCTCCACCTGGCTGGCGATCTGGCGGGCCACCCAGTCGGCCTCGCTGCTGAGGGTATCCAGGTGCACGTGGCGGGGAGGCGTCCCCCCGGGGCGGACCGCCCGCAGGCGCTTGTCCAGCCGGTGGCGGACCTCCAGGCGGTCGGGGTTATTGTGCTGGATGAGCCGGTAGGCGGCGTCCAGGATCGGCTGGGTGGAGCGGTAGTTGGTGGTGAGGACCACCTGGGTGGCGTGGGGGTAGGTGTCCAGGAAGGTGAGGATGTTGCTGATGGCGGCACCCCGGAACTTGTAGATGGACTGGTCGTCGTCGCCCACCACCGTGATGTTCTGGGGGCCGCCGTCGGCCAGCAGGCGCACCAGCTGGAACTGGGCGTAGTTGGTGTCCTGGAATTCGTCCACCAGGATGTAGCGGAACCGCTCCCGGAAGGCCCGCAGAACGGCGGGATGTTCGCGGAACAGCCGGAGGGTCAGGGTGATCAGATCACCGAAGTCCACCAGCCCTTCCCGGGCCAGCAGCTCCTGGTAGCGCTGGTAGGCCAGGGCCAGTTCCATCTGCTGGCGGGCCAGGTCCTGCAGCTCCCGGTCGTGCGGAGCCGCCGCGGCCGATGCGGCCACCCGTTCGGCGAAGGCGCGGTATTCGGCGGGGCTGACGTCCTCATCCTTGGCGCGGGAGAACAGTGTCAGCAGGGCCTCCAGGTGCCGGGTGGGATCGCCCAGAGGGCGGTAGACGTCCAGGGGCAGGTCGAACAGGTGCTGGCGGAGGAAGACCACCTGCTCGGCGCGGGTCAGCACCCGGAAGTCCGGACGCAGGCCCAGAGCCAGGGCGTGCTCCCGCAGGACCCGGTCCCCGAAGGCGTGAAAGGTGCTGATCCACACGTCGGTGTACCCGTAGGGGACCAGGACGTCCACGCGCTCTTCCATCTCGGCGGCGGCCTTGTCGGTGAAGGTGAGGGCCAGGATCTCCGACGGCCGCGCCCGGCGAGTGGCGATGAGCCAGGCGATGCGGCGGGTGATGACCTGGGTCTTGCCGGTGCCGGCCCCGGCCACGATCAGCAGGGGGCCGGTCTCGTGGGTGACCGCCCGCCGCTGCTCGTCGTTGAGGTCGGCCAGGATCCGCTCGACCGGTCCCTCCGCCGGCCGTTCCTCCCCCAGGGCCAGCGTCAGCTGGCCAGACGACGGCGGGTCGGCCAGGCGGGGATCGGTCATGGCGACGGCTCGAGGGCACGGCCGAACAGGTCCCGCAGCACCCGGGCGACGATGCTCGTGGCGAATCCCCGGCGCAGCAGCACGCCGGCCAGGCGCCGGGATGCCACCTCTGCGGGCAATCCCCGGTACCGCCGCAGGCGCGCGGAGGCGACGTGGCGCGCCAGCGTCAGCTCATCCCCGGCGGGCAGAGCCTGGGCCAGGACCGCCTCCACCACGTCCCGGGCCACCCCCCGGGTGGCGAGCTCGTACCGGAGGCGCACGCGGCCCGAGGGGCGCAGGGCCAGCCGATCGCGGACCCAGGCGTCGGCAAACCGCCGGTCGTCTACCAGCCCCCGCGCGCGCAGTTCCCCGATCACGGCGCTGACGGTGGGGTCGGGCAGCCCCCGCCGGAGCAGCCGCTCGCGCAGCTCCCGTTCGCTGCGGGGGCGCACCGCCAGCAGGCGCCGGGCGGCCTCGGAGGCGGCCAGGTGGAGGGACCGCTCCCGCACCGCCCGCAGGAGCGCGTCGTCGATCTCCACCCCGGGGTGCAGGTCCAGGGCGGCGACATCGTCGGCCCGCAGCCGGAACGTCGCCCCGGTGTCCAGGTCCACGCGCACGGACCCTCCGCGGCCCCGGAGCGGACGGACCTGCCTGACCCTCACGGGTGCCCTCCGGACGGGTTAGGTGCGGCCTTTAGCCGGCTCCCGGGCCGGCGGCGCGTCCCGGACCTCGGCGGGGGCGGGCTTGAGCAGCCCCAGCTGCGCCCGCACCCTCCGCTCGATCTCGCGCGCCACCTCCGGGTTGGCCTCCAGGAAGTCGCGGGCGTTGTCCCGCCCCTGGCCCAGCTTCATCTCGCCGAAGGCGAACCACGTGCCGGTGCGCTGGACGATGCCGTGGGCGGTAGCGACGTCCAGGATGCTGGCGGCGCGGGAGATGCCCTGCCCGTAGATGATGTCCACCTCGGCCTCGCGGAACGGCGGGGCCAGCTTGTTCTTGACCACCTTGATCCGGGCCCGCATCCCCCGGATCTCTTCGCCCACCTTGATGTTCTCGGTCCGCCGGATCTCCATGCGCACCGACGCGTAGAACTTCAGGGCGCGCCCGCCGGTGGTGGTCTCGGGGTTGCCGAACATGACGCCGATCTTCTCGCGGATCTGGTTGATGAAGACCACCGTGGTGCGGGAGCGGCTGATGGCGCCGACCAGCTTGCGCAGGGCCTGGGACATCAGGCGGGCCTGCAGGCCCACGTGGGCGTCGCCCATGTCGCCTTCCAGCTCGGCCTTGGGCACCAGGGCGGCCACCGAGTCCACCACGATGACGTCCACCGCCCCGCTGCGGACCAGCATCTCGGCGATCTCCAGCGCCTGCTCGCCCGAGTCCGGCTGGGAGATCAGCAGGCTGTCCACGTCCACCCCCACGGCCCGGGCGTAGTTGGGATCCATGGCGTGCTCGGCGTCGATGAAGGCGGCCACGCCGCCCTCCCGCTGCGCCTCGGCCATGATGTGATAGCCCAGCGTGGTCTTGCCGGAGGACTCCGGCCCGTAGACCTCCACGACCCGTCCTCGGGGGACGCCGCCGACGCCCAGGGCGACGTCCAGGGCCAGGGCCCCGGTGGGGATCACGTCCACGGCCAGGCGGCTGGTGGCCTCCCCCAGCCGCATGATGGAGCCCTTGCCGAACTGCTTTTCGATCTGGGTGAGGGCCAGATCCAGCGCCCGCTGCTTCTCGTTCATCTGCCGGCCTCCCGCCCGCGCCTCTGGGTCCGGCCCTGGCCGGGACGCGGGTCGCATGAGATTACTGATCCCGAGTTCGCGCGCAGTCTACCAAACGTTTGTTCGCTTGTCAATAGCCACCCCGGGCCGACCTCGTCTACTAGTTCTCGTGGGTCTCCAGGCTGACCTCCTCAAGCCGTGTGTATACAGGCCCCTGGGGGGTCAGGGTGCTCTCCATGACGCAGATCGTCCTGACGGTCTGGGTCCCGATCTCGACGTCCCTGTAGCGGGTGAGGGCCCTGACCACGTCCCCCCACTGGCGGGCGTCCCTCACCCGCGCCAGGGTCAGATGGGGCCGGAAGCGGCGGTCCTCGGGGGGAAAGTGGTACCGGGCCAGGCGCTCGTCCAGCCGGCGTGCCAGCGCGTCCAGGTGCTCGGCCCCGTCCTCGACTCCCACCCACACCACCTGCGGACGCTGCAGGCTGGGAAACGCTCCCAGGCGGCGCAGGGTGATGGCAAACGGCGCGACTCCCCGGGCCGCCTCCCGGGTGGCAATCTTGGCCAGCGCGACCTGGGCGGGGGTGATCTCGCCCAGAAAGCGCAGCGTGAAGTGCAGGCTGGCAGGCTTCACCCACCTGATCCGGGCGCCGGCGTCCTCCAGGGCCCGCTGGGCGGCCACCACCGCGTCATGCAGCGCGGGGTCCAGCTCCACGGCGATGAAGATGCGGTGGCGGGGGGTCATCGGCGCAGCAGATGGAGCCGCAGGGCGTTGAGGGCGGCCTGGGAGGCGAGAAAGCGGATGCCCTCCCTACCCGCTTCCGCTCCCAGCTGCAACCGGCGCGTGTCCACGCCCTCCGGGTGGGCCAGGGACAGGAACACCAGCCCCACGGGCTTGTCGGGGGTGCCCCCGGTGGGGCCGGCGATGCCCGTCAGTCCCACGCCCAGGGTGGCCCCCGCCCGCGCGCGCACGGCGGAGGCCATGGCCTCCGCCACCTCGGCGCTGACCGCGCCATGCCGGCGGAGCATCCCGGGGTCGACTCCGAGGTCGCGGACCTTGGCGTCGTTGCTGTAAGCCACGACGCCCAGCAGAAAATAGGCCGAGCTGCCGGGGACCGACGTCAGCCTCTGGCTCACCAGGCCGCCGGTGCAGGACTCCGCCACGGCCACCGTGACCCCCCGCGCGGTCAGCAGCGACGCGGTGACCGCTTCCAGCGTCTGGTCGTCGGTGCCGTAGACCAGGTCGCCCAGGCGCTCGCGGACCAGCGCCTCTCCACGGTCCAGGGCTGCGGCCACATCCTCGGGGCGGCCCTTGGCGGTCAGCCGCAGGTGCACCTCGCCGAGCTTGGCGTAGGGCGCGATGGTGGGCTGGGTGGCGGACAGCAGGTCCTTGATGCGGGCCTCGACCGCCGACTCCCCTTCCCCGGTGACCCGCAGTACCCGGGAGCGGATGACGATCCCGCCGGTGCGCTGGCGCAGCAGGGGCAGCAGGTAGGACTCGACCATGCCCTGCATCTCGTAGGGGACGCCCGGCATGATGACGATGTCGCGCCCGTCGTCCTGGAGGTGAATGCCCGGCGCCGTGCCGCGGGCGTTGGGGATCACCTGGGCGCCGCGGGGCACCAGGGCCTGCTTGTACACCGTCTCGGGCGGGGTGCGCCCGCGCGAGGCGAAGAAGCGGCGGATGTGTTCGGCCACCTCGGGATCGCGGACCAGCTCCCGCCCCAGGGCGGCGGCCACGGCCTCGACGGTCAGGTCGTCTTCGGTGGGCCCCAGGCCGCCCGTCATCACGACGAGGTCGGCCCGGCTCAGGGCCAGCCGCAGCGCCTCCCGGATCCGGGCAGGGTTGTCCCCCACCGTCTGGCGGCAGTGCACGTCCACGCCCACTTCGGCCAGACGCTGCCCCAGGTAGGCGGCATTGGTGTCCACGATCTGGCCCAGCAGCAGCTCGGTGCCGACGGAGATGATCTCTGCGCGCATCTGTCGGTCCTGCGGAATCCGGGATCAGAGACCCGGGATCAGAGAGTACGGCGACTGAGCCGCCACCTACCTGCCCTCCGCGGTGAACGTCTGCTCCCACACCCGCCGGCCGGAGGGAGGCCGGACGGGCCGGCCGTCCACCAGGACCGTCACCGCCGGCGCGTTGCCCACCCGGACCGTGAGGCTGCGCTCGCCGGTCCAGGTGCGACGATCGCCCGCGCGCAGGAAGCCGGTGAAGACTTCCCGGCCGTCGGCCAGGACCCGCAGCCACGACAGGCCCACGGCCTGCACCGTCACCTCCACGCCGGACGACGGCGGGCGGATGACCGGCGCGGGCTCGGGTGCGGCCGGCGCGGGCGCCGGTGGCCGGGGGGCAGGCTCCGGCGCGGGCCGGGGCGGCTCTCCCACCGCCGCGGGGACCGGGGTCTGGAACTGGCGCAGCTGCTGGTAGCCGATGTATGCGAGGACGCCCACGACGGTCAGCACGATGACAGAGGCCGTCAGGAGGATCCGCCGCAGCCGCGAGGGCCGCGTGGCCGGGCGGATGGGGACTTCCGCCTGCACCGGCCCGATCAGGGGAGGCGCCGGCCCGCCGAGCACCTGCGCGGTCTCCGCCAGCAGGTCGTCGGGATCCAGCCCCAGCGCGCGGGCGTAGGCCCGCAGGTACCCGCGGGCGTACGCTCTGCCGGGCAGGCGGTCGAACTGCTCCTCTTCCAGAGCCTGCAGGTAGCCGGCGCGGATGCGGGTCTGGGCGGAGGCGGCGGCCAGCGAGAGGCCCCGCGCCTCGCGCGCGGCGCGCAGGCGCTCGCCGATCCCCAGCGGCTTGCGGGGGGACGGGGCGGGTTCGGGCACGGTCTCCCTCTTCCACCGGCCCGCCACCCTCTCCTCCGCCGCTCGATCGGCGGTCAGCCGGCGAGGGCTGTGGCGATCTCGGCGGCCAGCGCCGCGTTGGCCCGCAGAAGCGCCAGGTTCGCCCGCAGCGACCTCCCGCCGGTCAGCTCGGCCAGCGCCGCCAGGAGAAAGGGCGTGAGGTCGCCCCCGCGGACGCCCGCGGCCTCCGCCTTCCGGACGGCCGCCGCGACCGCCTGCTCCACCTCCTCGGATGTCAGGGCGTCCTGGGCGGGCACGGGCTGGGCCACCACCAGGGCGCTGCGCCGTCCCAGCGCGCGGTGGGCCCGCCAGATGGCCGCGGCCTGCGCGGGCGAGTCGATGCGGGCCGGCGCCGGCAGGCCGCTGTCCGGAGCGTAGAAGTAGGGGAACCGGTCGGTGCGGTAGGCCACCACCGTGACACCGGCGGTGTCCAGGTACTCCAGGGTCCGGGCCACGTCGCAGATGGCCTTGGCCCCGGAGCAGACCACCACCACCGGGTGCGCGGCCAGAGCCCCCAGGTCAGCCGAGATGTCCCCGGTGCGCTCGGCACCCAGGTGCACTCCGCCGATGCCGCCGGTGCTTACCACCTGGATGCCCACGCGCTCGGCCACGATCACGGTGGCGGAGACGGTAGTGCCACCGCAGGCTTCCCGGGCCACCGCCACCGGCAGATCCCGGGCGGCGACCTTCATCACCCCGGGGCGCAGCAGCCGGGCGAGGTCCTCCCCGGAGGCGCCCACGCGGATCCGGCCGTCCACCACCGCGATCACCGCGGGGACGGCGCCGCCGTCCCGTACCGCCTGGTGCATCCGGGCGGCGGAGTGCAGCGCCAGGTCGCCCGGCAGGCCGTGGGAGATCACCGCGGACTCCAGGGCCACCACCGGCTGCCCGGCGGCCAGGGCCCGGTCCACATCGGCCGAGACGTCAAGGGGAGGCGGCCAGTCCGGCATGGGCGCGCAGGGCGGCCAGGTTGAGTTCGGGATGGGTGCTGCCTTCCACGGTCACCGTCACCGCGCCGGCGGCAGCGGCCAGGGCCGCCGCCTCGCGCTCGGGCAGGCCAGACAGCAGCGCGTAGACGACGACCGCGGCCACCGCGTCTCCCGCCCCGGTGGGGTCGGCGACGGTCACGGGCGGCGCGGGCGCGCGGTGGACATCCTGTCCGGCCCACATCACGCCGTCTTCTCCCACCGTCACCACCACGGTGCGGGGTCCGCGCTCCCGCAGGACCGCCGCCGCCCGGGCGGCGTCCTCGGTCCCGGCCAGGACCGCCGCCTCGCGGGCGCTGCAGACCAGCGCATCCGCCCGGGACAGGTGCGGGAGCAGCCGCCCGGCCTTGGCGGGGGAGACCGCCAGCAGGCACAACATCCCCCGCCGCGGCAGTTCCACGGCGGCCGCCAGCGTCGGCGGCGACAGGTTGGCATCGGCGACCAGAACGCGGGCGGTGCGCACCGCGGCTGCCTGGGGACGCAGGTGCTCCGGAGTGAGGGCTTCCGCCGCCACCATCTGCGACACCGCGTACAGTACCCGTCCGCCCGACATCACCGCCACGTAGGCGTTGGGCCGGGCGTCCACGGCCACCACCCCGGAAACGTCCACGCCGGCGCGGGCTGTAGCCGCGACCACCTGGTCGGACAGCGGGTCCGATCCCACCCCCGCCACCAGCCGGACCGGCACGCCCAGCCGCGCCAGGTTCTCGGCCACGTTGCGTGCGGCGCCTCCCGCTCCCAGGCGCACGCGGCCCGGCGTGCTCACGCCTGCGGGCAACGGGTCGGCCGCCGCCACCACGTCGGCGTTGCACCCGCCCACGACCACCACGGCCGGCGGATGTCCCTTCCGCCGGTTGCTATCCGGGCGGGACGGGCGGGGATCCATCGTCGTGGGTCATTCGGCGCGGTGTCCGGACTTCCCCGCCATCCGCCCTCGCAGGTATTGGGCATCCCCGCGCCGTAGTGGGGAGGTGGTGCAGCTCCGCTGCCCCAATCCGGACTGCCCACGGGAGGGACGACGCGATGAGGTCACGACTGTGGCTGTTGCTCCTCCTGCTCGCGGGTGCGTCGCTGGTCGCCCAGGCCCTGCCGCCCCGGGCGGCCCAGGCGGCGCCCCGGACGTTCAAGATCGCCGTGGTGTCCGACGTGGGAGGTCGCGGGGACCTCTCCTTCAACGATATGGCCTTCAAGGGAGGCGAGGACGCCGAGCGGGACTTTGGCGTCCAGATGGTGGAGCTGGTCAGCAAGGTGGAAGCCGATTACGTGCCCAACCTCACCACCGCCGCCCGGGACCCCCAGGTTCAGCTGATCGTGGGGGTGGGCTTCCTGCTCAGCGACGCTCTGGCCCAGGTGGCCCGGCGCTTCCCCCAGAAGAACTTCGTGGGGATTGATACGTTCGCCCAGTCCATCGTCAAGGAGAAGTTCCCCGCCCAGTACCCGCTGCCCAACCTGATGGACATCGTCTACGAGGAACACAAGGGCAGCGCGCTGGTGGGAGCCCTGGGCGCGCTGCTGGCGGCCCAGTACAACAAGCCGCACATCGGCGGGGTCTTCGGCATCGAGATCCCCGTCCTGTGGAAGTTTGAGATCGGCTACAAGTGGGGCGCCCGGTGGGCCGCCCTGTGGCTGCAGAAGGGCAAGCCGGACAAGGTCTTCAAGTACCACAAGGACTTCGTCCTGTGGACCTACACCGGCACCTTCAGCGACATCCCCAAGGGCTACGCCGCCGCCAAGGCCATGTACGCCAAGGACGCGGTGGCGGTCTACAACATTGCCGGCCCCCTGGGGCTGGGCATCAACCAGGCCGTGCAGGAGATCGCCCGGGCCCAGGGGCTGCGCATGGGGCCGCCGTTCTGGATCGGCGTGGACGCCAACCAGGACTGGATCAACCCCGGCTTCGTCATCGCCAGCATGATGAAGCGCGTGGACCGGGGCGTGTACTACGCCACCAAGTTCGTCCGGGACGGGCGGTTCCGGGATCTGGTCAAGCAGACCAACGGCGTGCTGACCCTGGGCATCGGGACCAAGGTGGCCGGGGAGCTGACCGAAGGGATCTCGATCAGCACCCTCGATGATCTGGACGAGTTCGTGCAGATGGGCGTGCGGGCGGAGAAGCTGACCGGCAAGAAGGTCCTGCCGGCGCCGCCCGACCAGATCCGGGCCCGGGTCAAAGCCATGCGGGACGCCCAGCCGGCGTGGATCTGGAACGCGGTGGCCGAACTGGAGCGCAAGGTCCGCAATGGCGAGGTGACTGTGCCGCTGGTCGTCACCAAGCCCGACATCGAGAAGTGGCGCAACGAGCTGGGGTCCGCCCCCCTCTTCCGGCCGGCGGCGGGCCTCCCGGTGGGCGCTCCCTGATCGATCCGCGCGGGCCGATGGCGCACGGGGCAGGCCGGACGGGCGGTTTGCCGGACCGGCCTGCCCCGCCGTGTGTGGGGATGGGCGGGCGGGGCGCGGAGGGGTGATGGACCAGGCCCCCCGCATCGAGATGCGGGCCATCCACAAGGTCTACCCCGACGGGACCGTGGCTCTGCGGGGGGTGGACTTCACCCTGGAGCCGGGGGAGATCGTCGCCCTGCTCGGCGAGAACGGGGCCGGCAAGACCACCCTGATGAAGATCCTCTCGGGCCTGCTGCGCCCCACCCGCGGGCAGATCGTGGTGGACGGGCGGCCGGTGCAGTTCGCCAACCCCTCCGACGCGCTGCGGGAGGGGATCGGCATGGTCCACCAGGCGTTCACCCTGGTGCCCCCCTTCA
It encodes the following:
- a CDS encoding BMP family ABC transporter substrate-binding protein, with the translated sequence MRSRLWLLLLLLAGASLVAQALPPRAAQAAPRTFKIAVVSDVGGRGDLSFNDMAFKGGEDAERDFGVQMVELVSKVEADYVPNLTTAARDPQVQLIVGVGFLLSDALAQVARRFPQKNFVGIDTFAQSIVKEKFPAQYPLPNLMDIVYEEHKGSALVGALGALLAAQYNKPHIGGVFGIEIPVLWKFEIGYKWGARWAALWLQKGKPDKVFKYHKDFVLWTYTGTFSDIPKGYAAAKAMYAKDAVAVYNIAGPLGLGINQAVQEIARAQGLRMGPPFWIGVDANQDWINPGFVIASMMKRVDRGVYYATKFVRDGRFRDLVKQTNGVLTLGIGTKVAGELTEGISISTLDDLDEFVQMGVRAEKLTGKKVLPAPPDQIRARVKAMRDAQPAWIWNAVAELERKVRNGEVTVPLVVTKPDIEKWRNELGSAPLFRPAAGLPVGAP